One genomic window of Acidovorax radicis includes the following:
- a CDS encoding ABC transporter ATP-binding protein, with product MSLLKVSGLGKAFGGVKAVDGIHFELAAGELLALIGPNGAGKSTTFNMVNGQLAADVGSITLDGQELVGRKPRDIWRMGVGRTFQIAETFASLTVVENVQMALLSHDRLLFSLWRPASDHQRDEALALLDQVGMKAQADRPCSVLAYGDVKRVELAIAMANAPKLLLMDEPTAGMAPKERNDLMALTKQLVVDRNMAVLFTEHSMDVVFAYADRMIVLARGRLIAEGKPLELRDHPKVQEVYFGTGKTFEKKAATAAESA from the coding sequence ATGAGTCTGCTCAAAGTTTCTGGCCTGGGCAAGGCGTTCGGGGGTGTCAAGGCGGTGGACGGCATCCACTTCGAGCTGGCCGCTGGCGAGCTGCTGGCGCTGATCGGGCCCAACGGTGCGGGCAAGTCCACGACGTTCAACATGGTCAACGGCCAGCTGGCGGCCGATGTCGGGTCGATCACGCTCGACGGGCAGGAGCTTGTAGGCCGCAAGCCCCGCGATATCTGGCGCATGGGGGTGGGCCGCACCTTTCAGATCGCCGAAACCTTTGCATCGCTGACGGTGGTCGAAAACGTGCAGATGGCGCTGTTGTCGCACGACCGACTTTTGTTCTCGTTATGGCGGCCGGCCAGCGACCACCAACGCGACGAAGCCCTGGCGCTGCTCGACCAGGTGGGCATGAAGGCCCAGGCCGACCGCCCCTGCAGCGTGCTCGCGTATGGCGACGTCAAGCGCGTGGAGCTGGCCATTGCCATGGCCAATGCACCCAAATTGCTGCTCATGGACGAGCCCACAGCCGGCATGGCGCCCAAAGAGCGCAATGACCTCATGGCGCTGACCAAGCAACTGGTGGTGGATCGCAACATGGCGGTGCTGTTCACCGAGCACAGCATGGATGTGGTGTTTGCCTATGCCGACCGCATGATCGTGCTGGCGCGGGGGCGGCTCATTGCCGAGGGCAAGCCGCTGGAGTTGCGCGACCACCCCAAGGTGCAGGAGGTGTACTTCGGCACCGGCAAGACGTTTGAGAAGAAAGCCGCAACCGCTGCGGAATCGGCATGA
- a CDS encoding ABC transporter permease, protein MSFSGFVVQLLNGLAGASSLFLVAAGLSLIFGVTRIVNFAHGSFFMVGIYMAYTLVERLGGTLGFWPALLLAAVAVGVLGALIEVVLLRRIYKAPELFQLLATFALVLVIKDAVLWLWGPDELLGPRAPGLGGAVEILGRQFPSYDLFLIVVGPAVLALIWLLLTRTRFGTLVRAATQDREMVSALGVNQAWLFTAVFALGALLAGLGGALQLPREPATLEMDLNTIGAAFVVVVVGGMGSLPGAYVAALLIAQIKAVCIWLGVVDIFGISVSFSKLTLMVDFLVMAAVLVWRPWGLFGRPQAPSRYVGMPEAPLRRSGPVYLAVAAVLVLVLAALPFATANSPYTLVLMIDLLIAALFAASLHFIMGPAGMHSFGHAAYFGLGAYGAALLVRQLQLPMEVALFAAPLVAAVGALVYGWFCVRLSGVYLAMLTLAFAQITWAITYQWDAFTGGSNGLTGVWPAEWLSDKRTYYWLTLVLVGAGVWWMRRVLYSPFGYALRAGRDSVLRADAIGIDVKRMQWAAFVISGTVAGLAGALYAFSKGSISPESLSVGKSVDGLVMVLLGGIQTLAGPVVGAVTFTWLHDTVARNTDYWRAMLGGIILLLVLLFPQGIAGGIRQLFDNLRSSKEAP, encoded by the coding sequence ATGAGCTTCTCAGGCTTTGTTGTCCAGTTGTTGAATGGTCTGGCCGGTGCCTCGTCGCTGTTCCTGGTGGCTGCGGGCCTGTCGCTGATTTTTGGCGTGACGCGCATCGTCAATTTCGCGCATGGCTCGTTCTTCATGGTGGGCATTTACATGGCCTACACCCTCGTCGAGCGCCTGGGTGGCACCTTGGGCTTTTGGCCGGCGCTGCTGCTGGCTGCGGTGGCTGTCGGGGTGCTCGGTGCGCTCATCGAGGTGGTACTGCTGCGCCGTATCTACAAGGCCCCCGAGCTGTTTCAGCTGCTCGCCACCTTTGCGCTGGTGCTGGTCATCAAGGACGCCGTCCTGTGGCTGTGGGGCCCCGACGAATTGTTGGGCCCGCGTGCGCCCGGCCTGGGGGGGGCGGTAGAAATCCTCGGGCGCCAGTTCCCGTCCTATGACCTTTTCCTGATTGTGGTGGGCCCCGCCGTGCTGGCGCTGATCTGGTTGCTGCTGACACGCACGCGTTTTGGCACGCTGGTGCGCGCCGCCACCCAAGACCGCGAAATGGTGAGCGCGCTGGGCGTCAACCAGGCATGGCTGTTCACCGCAGTGTTTGCCCTGGGCGCCTTGCTGGCGGGCCTGGGTGGCGCACTGCAACTGCCGCGCGAGCCCGCCACGCTGGAGATGGACCTCAACACCATCGGCGCCGCGTTTGTGGTGGTGGTGGTGGGCGGCATGGGATCGCTGCCCGGCGCCTATGTGGCTGCCTTGCTCATCGCACAGATCAAGGCGGTGTGTATCTGGCTGGGCGTGGTGGATATTTTTGGCATCAGTGTGTCGTTTTCCAAGCTCACGCTGATGGTGGATTTTCTGGTGATGGCTGCCGTGCTGGTGTGGCGCCCCTGGGGCTTGTTCGGGCGACCCCAGGCCCCCAGCCGTTATGTGGGCATGCCTGAAGCACCGCTGCGGCGCTCGGGCCCGGTTTACCTTGCCGTGGCTGCGGTCTTGGTGTTGGTGCTGGCGGCACTGCCGTTTGCCACCGCCAATTCGCCCTACACGCTGGTGCTGATGATCGACCTGCTGATAGCCGCGCTGTTTGCCGCCAGCCTGCACTTCATCATGGGGCCCGCAGGCATGCACTCGTTTGGCCACGCCGCCTACTTTGGCCTGGGGGCCTACGGCGCGGCGCTGCTGGTGCGCCAGCTGCAGCTGCCCATGGAGGTCGCGTTGTTCGCGGCGCCCCTGGTGGCGGCGGTGGGTGCGTTGGTGTATGGGTGGTTTTGTGTACGCCTGTCGGGTGTCTATCTGGCCATGCTCACGCTCGCTTTTGCCCAGATCACCTGGGCCATCACCTACCAGTGGGATGCGTTCACAGGGGGCAGCAACGGCCTGACCGGCGTGTGGCCGGCCGAATGGCTGAGCGACAAGCGCACCTACTACTGGCTCACGCTGGTGCTGGTGGGCGCTGGGGTGTGGTGGATGCGGCGCGTGTTGTATTCGCCCTTTGGCTACGCCCTGCGGGCGGGGCGCGACTCGGTGCTGCGTGCCGACGCGATCGGTATCGACGTCAAGCGCATGCAGTGGGCGGCGTTTGTGATCTCGGGCACCGTGGCGGGCCTGGCGGGGGCATTGTATGCGTTCTCCAAGGGCAGCATTTCGCCCGAGAGCCTGTCCGTCGGCAAGTCGGTGGATGGCCTGGTGATGGTGCTGCTCGGTGGCATCCAGACGCTGGCGGGCCCGGTGGTGGGGGCGGTGACGTTCACCTGGCTGCACGACACTGTGGCGCGCAACACCGACTACTGGCGCGCCATGCTCGGCGGCATCATCTTGCTGCTGGTGTTGCTGTTCCCGCAGGGCATCGCGGGCGGCATCCGACAGCTCTTTGACAACCTGCGCTCATCCAAGGAGGCACCATGA
- a CDS encoding ABC transporter substrate-binding protein — protein sequence MTMRRNLMRATAAAALALTLAPVYAQGVIKIGEINSYKAQPAFLEPYKKGMEMAVEEINAKGGVNGKKLELISRDDNANPGDAVRVAEELISREKVDVLAGAFLSNTGLALADFAKQKKFFYLAAEPLTDKIVWSSGNRYTYRLRPSTYMQVAMLVPEAVKLKKKRWAVVYPNYEYGQSSVATFKQLLKAAQPDVEFVGEQAPPLGKVDAGSVVQALADSKPDAIFNVLFGADLSKFVREGNTRGLFKGREVVSVLTGEPEYLDPLKDEAPTGWVVTGYPWYGVKTPEHKAFLDAYQAKFKDYPRLGSVVGYTAIYSIAEGAKKAGSTDTEKLIAAFKGLELMSPFGKFHYRPQDNQSTMGAYVGKTKNDGGKGVMVDYVYLDGSKFQPTDEEVKKLRPAD from the coding sequence ATGACGATGCGACGAAACCTCATGCGCGCCACAGCGGCTGCCGCGCTGGCCCTCACGCTGGCCCCTGTGTATGCGCAGGGTGTCATCAAAATTGGCGAGATCAACAGCTACAAGGCGCAGCCCGCCTTCCTGGAGCCCTACAAGAAGGGCATGGAGATGGCCGTTGAAGAGATCAATGCCAAAGGCGGCGTCAATGGCAAGAAGCTTGAGCTCATCAGCCGTGATGACAACGCCAACCCGGGCGATGCCGTGCGCGTGGCCGAGGAGCTGATTTCGCGAGAGAAGGTGGATGTGTTGGCGGGGGCTTTCTTGTCCAACACCGGGTTGGCGCTGGCCGATTTCGCCAAACAAAAGAAGTTCTTTTACCTGGCCGCCGAGCCGCTGACCGACAAGATTGTGTGGAGCAGCGGCAACCGCTACACCTACCGCCTGCGGCCGTCGACCTACATGCAGGTGGCAATGCTCGTGCCCGAGGCCGTCAAGCTCAAAAAAAAGCGCTGGGCGGTGGTGTACCCCAACTATGAATACGGCCAGTCGTCGGTCGCCACGTTCAAGCAGCTGCTCAAGGCGGCGCAACCCGATGTGGAATTTGTGGGCGAGCAGGCCCCGCCGCTGGGCAAGGTGGATGCCGGCAGCGTGGTGCAGGCCCTGGCAGATTCCAAGCCCGACGCGATTTTTAACGTGTTGTTTGGCGCTGACCTGTCCAAGTTCGTGCGTGAGGGCAATACCCGGGGCCTGTTCAAGGGTCGCGAAGTGGTCAGCGTGCTCACGGGCGAGCCCGAATACCTCGATCCACTCAAGGACGAAGCGCCCACTGGCTGGGTGGTCACCGGCTACCCTTGGTACGGTGTGAAGACGCCCGAGCACAAGGCCTTTCTGGACGCATACCAGGCCAAGTTCAAAGACTATCCGCGCCTGGGTTCGGTGGTGGGCTACACGGCCATCTACTCGATTGCAGAAGGGGCCAAAAAGGCCGGCAGCACCGACACCGAAAAGCTCATTGCCGCCTTCAAGGGGTTGGAGCTGATGAGTCCGTTTGGCAAGTTTCACTACCGCCCGCAGGACAACCAGTCCACCATGGGCGCCTACGTGGGCAAGACGAAAAACGACGGCGGCAAGGGTGTCATGGTGGACTACGTTTACCTTGATGGCAGCAAGTTCCAGCCGACCGACGAAGAAGTCAAAAAACTCCGTCCCGCCGACTGA
- a CDS encoding EVE domain-containing protein, whose amino-acid sequence MTDAVLQHTLWTDAEPARRDMPMSAATAAATARRNWIAVACAQHARRGCATPGAGYMQVCHGKATPLQRIRPGDRVAYYAPTVTLGGKERLQAFVSIGIVLPGAPYAFDMGGGFVPFRKDVAYVPAQEAAIAPLLDSFEWVDDRTHWGGKFRFGLFAVSDHDMRLIAQAMGADAALLHLA is encoded by the coding sequence ATGACCGACGCCGTGCTGCAACACACCCTTTGGACGGATGCCGAGCCTGCACGCAGGGACATGCCTATGTCGGCAGCGACCGCCGCCGCCACGGCGCGCCGCAACTGGATCGCCGTGGCCTGCGCCCAGCACGCCCGCAGGGGCTGCGCCACGCCCGGCGCGGGCTACATGCAGGTGTGTCATGGCAAGGCGACGCCGCTGCAGCGCATACGCCCCGGGGACCGCGTGGCGTATTACGCGCCTACCGTCACCCTGGGTGGCAAGGAGCGGCTGCAGGCGTTTGTCTCGATCGGCATCGTGCTACCCGGCGCGCCCTATGCGTTTGACATGGGCGGCGGGTTTGTGCCGTTCCGCAAGGACGTGGCCTATGTGCCCGCGCAGGAAGCTGCGATTGCACCGCTGCTGGACAGCTTCGAGTGGGTGGACGACCGCACGCACTGGGGCGGCAAGTTCCGCTTCGGGCTGTTCGCCGTCAGCGACCACGATATGCGGCTCATTGCGCAGGCGATGGGGGCGGATGCCGCATTGCTGCATCTGGCATAG
- a CDS encoding (2Fe-2S)-binding protein: MQAVLPRNGAAHRPGLVVNGQACALPAHGAAPATLLHVLRNDLCLNGPKFGCGLGQCGACTVLVDGVAARACVIPADGVAGRDITTLEGLPARRGMAAGAGAALHPVQQAFVDAQAAQCGYCLNGMVMMTVALLERTPDPDEATIRRELSGNLCRCGTHVEIMRAVLRAAVLMREAQP, from the coding sequence ATGCAAGCTGTCTTGCCGCGCAACGGCGCAGCCCACCGCCCGGGCCTAGTGGTCAACGGCCAGGCATGCGCCTTGCCGGCCCACGGCGCTGCACCGGCCACGCTGCTGCACGTGTTGCGCAACGACCTGTGCCTCAACGGCCCCAAATTCGGTTGCGGTCTGGGCCAGTGTGGCGCGTGTACCGTGCTGGTCGATGGGGTGGCCGCCCGGGCTTGCGTGATTCCGGCGGACGGCGTGGCCGGGCGTGACATCACCACGCTGGAGGGTTTGCCTGCGCGACGCGGCATGGCGGCGGGTGCCGGGGCCGCGTTGCACCCGGTGCAGCAGGCATTTGTGGACGCCCAGGCCGCGCAATGCGGCTATTGCCTGAACGGTATGGTGATGATGACCGTGGCCTTGCTGGAACGAACCCCCGACCCTGACGAGGCCACGATCCGGCGCGAGCTCTCTGGCAACCTGTGCCGCTGCGGCACCCACGTGGAAATCATGCGCGCTGTGTTGCGCGCGGCGGTGTTGATGCGCGAGGCGCAGCCATGA
- a CDS encoding amino acid synthesis family protein — MPAKIRKIIVQTDEVRVEMGRDIQPPARKALAMAVIENPCAGRYVENLDELVAIGEELGALLGARCVEALGIEPGQAQSYGKAAIVGEAGELEHAAALLHPKLGAPLRVAVEKGAALVPSSKKIGGLGTSIDVPLGHKDAAYVRSHFDAMEARVADAPRANEIVVAIVVTDSGRPLARVGGLKASEIQGADGLR, encoded by the coding sequence ATGCCAGCCAAGATCCGGAAAATCATCGTTCAGACCGACGAAGTCCGCGTGGAAATGGGACGTGACATACAGCCGCCTGCGCGCAAGGCGCTTGCCATGGCCGTGATTGAAAACCCGTGTGCGGGCCGTTATGTCGAGAACCTCGATGAACTGGTGGCCATCGGTGAAGAGCTGGGGGCGCTGCTGGGCGCCCGTTGTGTCGAGGCCCTGGGCATCGAGCCGGGCCAGGCGCAAAGCTACGGCAAGGCCGCTATCGTGGGCGAGGCCGGCGAGCTTGAACATGCTGCGGCGCTGCTGCACCCCAAGCTGGGCGCGCCGCTGCGTGTGGCGGTCGAAAAAGGGGCGGCGCTCGTGCCCTCCAGCAAAAAGATCGGCGGCCTGGGCACCTCCATCGACGTGCCTTTGGGCCACAAGGATGCCGCTTACGTGCGCAGCCACTTTGATGCCATGGAGGCACGCGTGGCCGATGCGCCCCGGGCCAATGAAATCGTGGTCGCCATCGTCGTGACCGACAGCGGACGGCCTTTGGCTCGCGTCGGGGGATTGAAGGCCTCTGAAATCCAGGGCGCGGACGGGCTGCGCTGA
- a CDS encoding molybdopterin cofactor-binding domain-containing protein, translating into MTRVDPGRPLRASMPHTRADFHAAQSVLLVVRNPPPAPNPVKGQPVLVAGNPAEGLEILLAVWDDGSVTALNGHVDLGTGIRTALAQIVAEELDVPLAQVHMVLGDTASAPNQGATIASASLQIHARPLRTAAAQARQWLQAQAAQQLGMAPDALQLQGGVVRAITPAGHPDKPGHSLPYGALIEGRHEVLQLDDNTRTKPPGDYTVVGTSVPRVDIPAKVRGDLMYVHDMRVPGMLHGRVVRPPYAGADHGDFIGHTLESVDQGSIAHIPGIRAVVVIRDFVGIVAEREEQAEQALQDLHVVWRDWPGFPRQDSPEAIAQAIRANPFTQRRLVDEGDVDAALARAEHPMPRTYVWPYQMHASIGPSCAVAEWRGDDGAGQPRMTVWAGTQNPHVLRADLARLMGMADVDVDLIRMEAAGCYGRNAADDVAADAALLSRAVGAPVRVQLTREQEHRWEPKGAAQLMQVRGGLNGDGSVAAYDFETSYPSNGAPLLALLLTRTIEPVAQAYEMGDRTARPPYAYDNLRVAVNDMAPIVRSSWLRGVSALPNSFAHESYVDELAIAAGVDPVQFRLQLLDDPRAAELVQATADKAGWVPHTAPRPCSGNAPDGDWLHGQGFAYARYIHSKWPGFGAAWSAWVADVDVNKKTGEVHVRRVVVGHDAGLLVNPAGVDQQVHGNVLQTTSRALKEQVRFEPVKQSVESREWGSYPILSFREVPVIEVMHMPRPDEAPLGAGESSSVPGTAAIANAIFDATGVRFRAPPFTPEVVRAGLSPLTQAGAAATTGHHGGTGNHAGSNAGGTPVAPADVLPAPALPAPSLPADAPWPLRRGIWARAAALLAGVFAMGASLLGWRPSIAPVVQTASVSVYNAATIERGRLLAAAGDCVVCHTAPGGTPNTGGRGMDTPFGKVYTTNLTPDAETGIGQWSFSAFQRALREGISRDGKHLYPAFPYTSFAKMSDDDLTALYAYLMAQPAVRAEVPPTRLAFPFSVRPLMAGWNALFHDATPFKPDPTRPPEWNRGAYLVQGVGHCGACHTPRNALGAEWGGAAFLSGAMVDGWEAPALTGLAKTPVPWTADALYRYLRDGHSPQHGSASGPMAPVVRELAHLPDDDIRAMASYLASFTAHEPADEPQQLAQAAVARAAALAPQPGQAQRLFDGACAACHHDGDGPTLLGVNVPLALNSNLHSDRPDNLLQVIVNGIREPAGRDIGFMPAFGHALSDAQITELAGYMRQRYAPGRPGWNDLPGALARVRAGPEHR; encoded by the coding sequence ATGACCCGTGTGGACCCCGGGCGGCCATTGCGCGCCAGCATGCCGCACACGCGTGCGGATTTTCATGCGGCGCAGAGCGTCTTGCTGGTGGTGCGCAACCCGCCGCCCGCGCCCAACCCGGTCAAGGGCCAGCCTGTGCTGGTGGCTGGCAATCCTGCTGAAGGGCTGGAGATTTTGTTGGCGGTGTGGGATGACGGCAGCGTCACGGCCCTCAACGGCCACGTGGATCTGGGCACCGGCATCCGCACCGCCCTGGCGCAGATCGTGGCCGAAGAGCTGGATGTGCCGTTGGCGCAGGTGCACATGGTGTTGGGCGATACCGCCAGCGCACCCAACCAGGGCGCCACCATTGCGAGTGCGTCTCTGCAGATCCATGCCAGGCCGCTGCGCACGGCGGCGGCGCAGGCACGCCAATGGCTGCAGGCGCAGGCCGCACAGCAACTGGGCATGGCACCCGATGCCCTGCAGCTGCAAGGCGGTGTGGTGCGGGCCATTACCCCCGCAGGTCATCCGGACAAGCCCGGCCACAGCCTGCCCTATGGCGCGCTGATCGAAGGCCGCCACGAGGTGCTGCAGCTCGATGACAACACCCGCACCAAGCCGCCAGGCGACTACACCGTGGTGGGCACGTCGGTGCCGCGTGTGGACATTCCGGCCAAGGTGCGCGGCGATCTGATGTACGTGCACGACATGCGTGTGCCTGGCATGCTGCATGGCCGCGTGGTGCGCCCGCCTTACGCCGGGGCCGACCACGGCGACTTCATCGGCCACACGCTGGAGTCGGTGGACCAGGGCTCCATTGCACACATCCCGGGCATCCGCGCGGTGGTGGTCATCCGCGACTTTGTCGGCATCGTGGCCGAGCGTGAAGAGCAGGCCGAGCAGGCCCTGCAGGATCTGCATGTCGTGTGGAGGGACTGGCCCGGGTTTCCGCGCCAGGACAGCCCCGAGGCCATCGCCCAGGCCATCCGTGCCAACCCGTTCACACAACGGCGTCTGGTGGACGAGGGCGATGTCGATGCCGCCCTGGCACGTGCCGAGCACCCCATGCCGCGCACCTATGTGTGGCCTTACCAGATGCACGCCTCCATCGGCCCTTCGTGCGCGGTGGCCGAGTGGCGGGGGGACGATGGTGCGGGCCAGCCGCGCATGACCGTGTGGGCCGGCACCCAGAACCCCCATGTACTGCGTGCGGACCTGGCCCGCCTGATGGGCATGGCCGATGTGGACGTGGACCTGATCCGCATGGAGGCCGCTGGCTGCTACGGCCGCAATGCGGCCGATGATGTGGCGGCCGACGCCGCGCTGCTCTCACGCGCCGTGGGTGCCCCTGTGCGTGTGCAGCTCACGCGTGAGCAAGAGCACCGGTGGGAGCCCAAGGGCGCTGCCCAGCTCATGCAGGTGCGCGGTGGGCTCAACGGCGATGGTTCCGTGGCGGCCTACGACTTCGAGACCTCCTACCCCTCCAACGGCGCCCCGCTGCTGGCGCTGCTGCTCACGCGCACCATCGAGCCCGTCGCCCAGGCCTACGAAATGGGCGACCGCACCGCGCGCCCGCCCTACGCCTATGACAACCTGCGCGTGGCCGTCAACGACATGGCGCCCATCGTGCGGTCGTCATGGCTGCGCGGTGTGTCGGCCTTGCCTAACTCGTTTGCGCACGAGTCGTATGTGGATGAGCTGGCCATTGCCGCTGGGGTTGATCCGGTGCAGTTTCGCCTGCAGTTGCTCGACGACCCGCGCGCCGCCGAACTGGTGCAGGCCACCGCCGACAAGGCCGGCTGGGTGCCCCACACGGCCCCCCGGCCGTGCAGCGGCAACGCACCGGACGGCGATTGGCTGCACGGACAGGGCTTTGCCTATGCCCGCTACATCCACAGCAAATGGCCGGGGTTTGGTGCCGCCTGGTCCGCCTGGGTGGCCGATGTGGACGTGAACAAGAAAACGGGCGAGGTGCATGTGCGCCGGGTGGTGGTGGGGCACGATGCCGGTTTGCTGGTGAACCCCGCAGGGGTTGACCAGCAGGTGCATGGCAACGTGCTGCAAACCACCAGCCGCGCGCTCAAGGAGCAGGTGCGGTTCGAGCCGGTCAAGCAGTCCGTGGAAAGCCGCGAATGGGGCAGCTACCCCATCCTGAGTTTTCGGGAGGTGCCGGTCATCGAGGTCATGCACATGCCCCGGCCCGATGAGGCCCCGCTGGGCGCGGGGGAATCATCGTCGGTGCCCGGCACGGCGGCCATTGCCAACGCCATCTTCGACGCCACGGGCGTGCGGTTTCGCGCGCCGCCCTTCACCCCCGAGGTGGTGCGCGCGGGCTTGAGCCCACTCACGCAGGCAGGGGCGGCCGCCACCACGGGGCACCACGGCGGCACGGGCAACCACGCGGGTAGCAATGCTGGCGGCACGCCTGTGGCACCGGCCGATGTGTTGCCTGCGCCTGCATTGCCAGCCCCCTCGCTGCCGGCCGATGCCCCCTGGCCCCTGCGCCGCGGCATCTGGGCGCGTGCTGCGGCGCTGCTCGCTGGCGTCTTTGCCATGGGGGCCTCGCTGCTGGGATGGCGCCCCTCCATTGCGCCCGTGGTGCAGACGGCAAGCGTGTCGGTGTACAACGCCGCCACCATTGAGCGCGGGCGCTTGCTGGCGGCGGCGGGCGACTGTGTGGTGTGCCACACCGCCCCGGGTGGCACGCCCAACACCGGTGGGCGCGGCATGGACACGCCCTTTGGCAAGGTCTACACCACCAACCTCACGCCCGATGCGGAGACCGGCATTGGCCAGTGGTCGTTCAGCGCCTTCCAGCGTGCCCTGCGCGAAGGCATCTCGCGCGATGGCAAGCACCTGTACCCCGCGTTCCCCTACACGTCGTTCGCCAAGATGAGCGACGACGACCTGACCGCGCTGTATGCCTATCTCATGGCCCAGCCCGCCGTGCGCGCCGAGGTGCCCCCAACCAGGCTGGCTTTTCCATTCAGCGTGCGGCCCCTGATGGCTGGCTGGAACGCGCTGTTCCATGACGCCACCCCGTTCAAACCCGACCCCACCCGCCCCCCCGAATGGAACCGGGGCGCCTACCTGGTGCAGGGCGTGGGCCACTGCGGCGCCTGCCACACACCGCGCAATGCGCTGGGGGCTGAGTGGGGTGGTGCGGCCTTCCTGTCGGGCGCGATGGTGGATGGCTGGGAGGCGCCCGCGCTCACTGGCCTGGCGAAAACGCCGGTGCCCTGGACGGCCGATGCGCTGTACCGCTACCTGCGCGATGGCCACAGCCCGCAACACGGCAGTGCATCCGGCCCCATGGCGCCGGTGGTGCGCGAGCTGGCGCACCTGCCGGACGACGACATCCGCGCCATGGCCAGCTATCTTGCGTCGTTCACCGCCCATGAGCCTGCGGACGAGCCCCAGCAGCTGGCACAAGCCGCCGTGGCCCGTGCCGCCGCGCTGGCCCCACAGCCCGGCCAGGCCCAGCGCCTGTTCGATGGCGCCTGCGCTGCCTGCCACCACGACGGCGACGGCCCCACCTTGTTGGGCGTGAATGTGCCCTTGGCCCTCAACAGCAACCTGCACAGCGACCGGCCCGACAACCTGCTGCAGGTCATCGTGAACGGCATCCGCGAGCCCGCCGGGCGGGACATAGGCTTCATGCCTGCGTTCGGCCACGCGCTCAGCGATGCGCAGATCACCGAGTTGGCGGGCTACATGCGCCAACGCTATGCACCGGGCCGGCCTGGGTGGAACGACCTGCCGGGCGCCCTGGCGCGGGTGCGCGCAGGGCCTGAGCATCGATGA
- a CDS encoding amino acid synthesis family protein translates to MIQIRRVFTHVEEIRHEFGPVADVPLLRGAIGAVLTNPYAGRYEPDILPMMDALQPVGLDMARRLLKTMAVPAERIETYGKGAIIGAAGELEHGALWHVPGGYAMRELLGWKGDRNAYAKGEAEKKTGQPANALSIVPSTKKVGAPGAALDVPLTHINASYVRSHFDAIEVRVPGAPLSDEIVFILAMSTGARIHARVGGLKAADISQWDGLR, encoded by the coding sequence ATGATCCAGATACGACGCGTTTTTACCCATGTGGAAGAAATCAGGCACGAGTTCGGGCCCGTGGCGGATGTGCCTTTGCTGCGTGGCGCCATCGGCGCGGTGCTGACCAATCCCTATGCCGGGCGCTATGAGCCCGACATCCTTCCCATGATGGACGCTTTGCAGCCCGTGGGGCTGGACATGGCGCGGCGCTTGCTGAAAACCATGGCCGTGCCTGCCGAGCGCATCGAGACATACGGCAAAGGCGCGATTATTGGCGCTGCGGGTGAGCTGGAGCATGGGGCCCTGTGGCATGTGCCCGGGGGGTATGCCATGCGTGAACTGCTGGGCTGGAAGGGCGACCGCAACGCCTACGCCAAAGGTGAGGCCGAGAAGAAGACCGGGCAACCGGCCAATGCCTTGTCTATCGTGCCATCGACCAAGAAGGTGGGCGCGCCCGGTGCGGCGCTGGATGTGCCGCTCACCCACATCAACGCGAGCTACGTGCGCAGCCACTTTGATGCCATCGAGGTCCGGGTGCCCGGTGCGCCCTTGTCCGACGAGATTGTTTTTATCCTCGCGATGTCCACTGGCGCACGCATCCACGCCCGTGTGGGTGGGCTTAAGGCCGCAGACATCAGCCAGTGGGATGGCTTGCGCTGA
- a CDS encoding ABC transporter ATP-binding protein, with protein sequence MTMTTSETKEVLLQAKGLQAWYGAAQILYDVDLDVRRGEVVALMGRNGAGKSTTLKTLMGMLAKRKGQIQFMGKDISKSDPHDAARLGLGFVPEDRRVFTDLTVMENLEVGRQPARTWPDGTAAPVWTPERLFKLFPNLGEMPQRPGGRMSGGEQQMLTVARTLMGNPYLVLLDEPSEGVAPVIVEQMAHMILELKEQGVSILLSEQNMHFAELVSDRAYVLEKGQIRYHATMADLAANEEVRRAYLSV encoded by the coding sequence ATGACCATGACAACAAGCGAAACCAAAGAAGTGCTGCTGCAGGCCAAGGGGCTGCAGGCCTGGTACGGTGCGGCGCAAATCCTGTACGACGTGGATCTCGACGTGCGCCGTGGCGAGGTGGTGGCGCTGATGGGGCGCAATGGTGCGGGCAAGTCCACCACACTCAAGACGCTGATGGGCATGCTGGCCAAGCGCAAGGGCCAGATCCAGTTCATGGGCAAGGACATCTCCAAAAGCGACCCCCATGACGCCGCCCGCCTGGGCCTGGGATTCGTGCCCGAAGACCGCCGCGTTTTCACCGACCTCACGGTGATGGAGAACCTTGAAGTAGGCCGCCAGCCGGCCCGCACCTGGCCCGACGGCACGGCCGCCCCGGTGTGGACGCCCGAACGCCTGTTCAAGCTCTTCCCCAACCTGGGCGAAATGCCCCAACGCCCCGGTGGCCGAATGAGTGGCGGCGAGCAGCAGATGCTCACCGTGGCCCGCACGCTCATGGGCAACCCGTATCTGGTGCTGCTCGATGAGCCGTCGGAGGGTGTGGCGCCCGTGATCGTGGAACAGATGGCGCACATGATCCTGGAGCTCAAGGAGCAAGGCGTGAGCATCCTGCTGTCCGAGCAGAACATGCACTTTGCCGAACTGGTGTCCGACCGCGCCTATGTGCTGGAAAAGGGCCAGATCCGCTACCACGCCACCATGGCCGATCTGGCGGCCAATGAGGAGGTGCGCCGGGCCTACCTGAGCGTGTAA